The segment GGGTTCGGATTGCCATCGGAAATCCCAGCTCGACCAAACATCCCCCAGCCTCGTGAGCTGTCGCATGGATCTTGCCATAGAAACTGATCGGCGTTCCAAAACAACGACCACGAACCTTGCTTGGCAGCGATCGGGACATCGGGAATTGTGATCCGGCCATCTTGTTCGAGGTTGTCGTAGGTGGCGCTGCTCCAGCTTCCGCCAAACCGTTGATGGCCTGGGAGCCCAAAGAGATTTGTCGGCAGAGCCAACTCACTGACAATCACAGCGCCTTGAGCAAAGAGTTCGCTGATGCCAACCGTCGTCCCGGTGTCTTCGGTGTTGAGCACCATCAGTGTGAACGCTCGCTCGCCGTCGCGCATCAAATTGAATCCCGCTCCAAGTGTTGAGAAAGGAATGGTCCTTGTCATGGCCGGGTTGTAGTTCAACGCACTACTGAAAAACTTCTCAGAACCGTTGCCATCTGCGAACCGATTCGTGTCGAATTCGAGCGTATCCAGTTTTCCGAAAAACAGTTCGAGTTGGTCGGAGACCTCGTAGTTGAACAGCACTTGCGTCAACGCGAGATCGTACTTGTCGGCATCGGGAAGATTGGGAAGCAGGGCGACGGGAACGATGGAGCCTGTTGCGGGATTGACCGTCTGGGCGAAGCGATGCTCGGCCCCGAGTTCGATCGTAAATCCCTCGACATCACAGAGTTTTCCAAAGTCGATGCCGATGTCATAGTCGCCGTGCCCACCATAACGAAACTTCCGCTCCAGCCCACCGCTGGAAACTCCCTGATAGAGCTGGCCAATGGAACCCTCGAAGGTGATTCCATATTCTTCCAGCGACGACTTCGCGTGCTGTCCATCTTGATCGTAACGATCACAGGCATCGTCGCACTGTGCTTGCAGCGGGTGAGACAACGTCAGGCAACTCACCGCAGAAAGCAAAAGGACCACGGTGATTCGGATGATGGAAACATTCACGGAGACTCCTTTCATTGATTTGTCCGTTCTGACGTGACTGTAGCTCCCAGCCGCAGTCCTGATCAGATCACTAATGCTGGAAGCCCCGGTCACGCGTTAGAATCCATCTTGAAAAGTCGCAACGAAGTCCGTTGTCGAAGCATCCTATCTCCCGCGCGATCATTCGGCCACAGCCAACCGCCCCGCAACACCAAACTCGCAACGACCGCCTCGTCGCTATCCGATTCCTTCGTCGCAGAACATCAATGGGGTTGAGTTTGACAACTCCGGCGGCACGAAATGATATTCCCTTGGTGTGGGTGGTAACGATTGTATGGCGCTGGAAAGCGAACGACAGAGGACGACGCGTACTTCGAACCGTCGGTCAGGGGCATGTCTGATTGTGTCGTGAAGATCAAAATGCGGTTCTGCATGCATGACTTTGATGGTTGGGACTTCGGCGCACTCGGGAAGGACACGAAGTTCGCAGCGACGTATTGTCGTGATCTTGACAAGCAGGCCAAGGTTGGCGAGAACACTTTGGAAAATCGATGGTTCAGGCTTGAAGGAACCCAACACAACCGAAGTGACCATGCAAAACTACATCCAAGCAACGGTAACCGTTCTATCACTCGTCAATCCAGCCATATGCGCCGCGATTTTCAGCAAGATCACCAGCGGTGAATCGGGCCGGGCTCGGATGGTCTCTGCGACCAAGGCCGCCTTGGTGATCGTCGTCATTCTATCGCTCGCCGCACTGGGCGGGGCGCAGTTACTCAAGGCGTTCGGCATTTCGCTTTCCGCATTCAAGGCCGCGGGGGGGATGGTGCTAGTGTGGATGGGTTTCATCATGCTGCGCGGCGACTCGTCGCCGACATCGTCGTCGGACACTGCGGACGAACCGAACTCGGAACCCGAAAGCCCCTCGCTTTCACCACTCATCCTGTTTGCAGCCAGTCCCGGAACGATCACCGGCGTGATCACGCTTTCGGTCACGCATGCGAAAGACGGTATTCCGGTCACAGCGCTCGTAGCGATTATTGCAGGTTTGCTAGTGACATGGCTGGCGATGATTCTGGCTGGACGAACTGGCGGCAATCAAAAGCC is part of the Novipirellula aureliae genome and harbors:
- a CDS encoding carbohydrate porin, whose product is MNVSIIRITVVLLLSAVSCLTLSHPLQAQCDDACDRYDQDGQHAKSSLEEYGITFEGSIGQLYQGVSSGGLERKFRYGGHGDYDIGIDFGKLCDVEGFTIELGAEHRFAQTVNPATGSIVPVALLPNLPDADKYDLALTQVLFNYEVSDQLELFFGKLDTLEFDTNRFADGNGSEKFFSSALNYNPAMTRTIPFSTLGAGFNLMRDGERAFTLMVLNTEDTGTTVGISELFAQGAVIVSELALPTNLFGLPGHQRFGGSWSSATYDNLEQDGRITIPDVPIAAKQGSWSLFWNADQFLWQDPCDSSRGWGMFGRAGISDGNPNPIAWFASAGVGGHSQLPGRGDDTFGLGWYYTGISDEFGPVIANLLSDGQGVELYYDVAMNESFHVAFDLQVVEPNAATLGTAIVPGVRARIDF
- a CDS encoding MarC family protein, whose translation is MQNYIQATVTVLSLVNPAICAAIFSKITSGESGRARMVSATKAALVIVVILSLAALGGAQLLKAFGISLSAFKAAGGMVLVWMGFIMLRGDSSPTSSSDTADEPNSEPESPSLSPLILFAASPGTITGVITLSVTHAKDGIPVTALVAIIAGLLVTWLAMILAGRTGGNQKPSLFHDVASRFMGLIVLAMGVQFALSGVSEFLQH